Genomic segment of Candidatus Tanganyikabacteria bacterium:
CTCGCCGCAGGTCTGGCAGAGCTTGGCGGCCAGATCCGCATGGTTCTGGTCGATGCCGGTATCGAGGACGGCGACGCGAGTCCCGGCGCCCTTCGCCAGATCCCACGCCTGCTCGGCCGAAACGGCGCGCAGGCCCCACTGGTTGCTCCAGCCGGGATCCACGGGCGTGGCCACCGCGTAGGCGACCGCGTCGCGCTCCGCGAGGGCGATGCCCGGCACGGCCCGGGCCGCCGCCACCGCCGCCGCCGCGTCGGCGCCGGCCGGCAGGGCCACCACCGCGACACCCAGTTCGGGAATGGTGGCGACATGCCGGCCGGCGACCTCGCGCAGCACCCCGTCGAGGCTCCCTGCGGCCCCGCGCACGAGCAGCCGCTCGGCCGGCCGCTCCGCCTAGTCGATCGGTCGGCCGCCGCTCTCGCCGGCCGCCGGGCCGCTCGCCAGCCCATCTCTGGCGGAAACCGTCCACGGCAAGGCGCCGCTCTGGCACCCAGAGAGCGCCGCCGTCGCGCCGATTGCCAGCACGCGCATGCGCAAGGCCGGACCCCTTTCATGAACCGACCGGATGATAGGGGTTCGGGGGCCCGGCCTCGTTGGCGCTACTGGACGAGCTATCCCGGCAGGCCGCCCGATCAGGTGCCGGACGAAGTGGTCGCGGCCGGCGTGTAGACGGCCTCGAAGCTCACGGCCGTCGGCCGGAGGATCACGCGCCGGCCCGCGATCTTCAGCGCCTCATGCGGATCGAAGTTGAAGTACAGCGCCGTCTGCTGATCGGCGCGGATATCGAACTCGCCGTTGACGATGAGGATCTGGCCCGGGAGCTTGTAGCATCCCGTGATGCTGCGGCCCGCGTCCGTGGTCGCGTGGAATGCGTTTTCCGCGCTCTCGCGCCCCGACCGCCTGTCGGCGCCCCAGAAGCGGATCTGGTTGTAGTGCCCGGGCGACAATTGCGCCGTCCCGAAGACGTGCGCGGCCAGCCCGCCCGTCCCAGCGGTCAAGGCCGCCAGGTCCACCGCGGCGCTGTCGCTCGCGAGCGGCACGCTCACCCAGCTTCCACCCGAGGCGGATCCGCCGTTGCTCTCGGCATCCTGGGCGCCGGTGCCGGCGTCCACCGCGCCGGCGCTTGACGTCGCGGCCGGGGTGTCGGACACCCGGTGCACCTCGATGCGCACGGGCTTGAAGGCGATCAGATCGCACGTCCACGTGGGGATGCCGCGCACGCGGGTTCCCCAGCGCGCTGGCCCCGGACTCGGGGAAGCCGTGCCCCCGCTAGCCGCGGTGCGCCAGGTCGGCGGGGTTCCCATGCCGACGGCAAGCGTGGCGCCGCCGGCCCCGGAAGCCGGGTTGCCCGCTTCGGCCGCCTGCGCCGGGAGCGTGGCGGGATCGACCCATTGCGGCGTGAGGATGAGATCGAGGCCATCCAGCAATCCGCCCGGTCCAGCCGCGAAACAGCCGGCGGCGGAAGCGATCAGGATTGCGGGCAGGACGTGCTTCCATGGTCGAAACGTCATACGTTGCTCCTTTCGTTGCCAGGTGTGGGCTGTGAACCCTTTGACAGGGTCATCCGCCGCCGAGCTTGAGGGTGTCGACGATCCGGATGGCCGCCGGGCCGAGGATGACGACGAACAGCGCCGGGAAGATGCACGTCACCAGCGGAATCAGCATCTTGACCGGGGCCTTCATGGACTCCTCCTGGGCGCGCTGGCGGCGCCGCGTGCGCAGGTGCAGGCTCTGGGCCCGCAGGCAGGTCCCGATGCCCTGCCCGAGCATGTCGCTCTGCAGGATGGCCGCCACCAGGCCCTTCATCTCGTCGATGCCGCAGCGCTCGGCGAGGTCGGTCAGGGCCTCGAAGCGCGACTGGCCCATGCTCACGTCGGCCAGGAACCGAGTCAGCTCGCTCTTGAGCTCCGCGTCGGACGGCCCGAGGGCGGGAAGGATCTGCTGGATCGCGGCGTCGAAGCCCAGGCCGGCCTCGACGCAGGACGTGATCAGGTCCAGCGCCTGCGGCAGGGAGCGGACGAGCTGCGCCTTGCGCGCCTCGGCTTTCCCGCGCAGCCAGAGATCGGGCCCGACGAAGCCGCCCGCGGCCGTGACGGCGCCGAGGAGCACACCGACCCCGCCCGAGCCCGTGGCGGCCGGCCAGGCGAGGAGCAGGCCAGCCGCGAGGGCGGCCGCCTTGACGGCCAGGAAGAACTCGACCGCGTGCCGGTGCCTGATGCCGGCCTGCGTGAACTCGCGCTGGATGGCGGCACGGCGGTTGGCCGGCGTGAACGTCCGGGCGGCGTCCGCAAAGGCCTTGACGACGGGCGCGACGCCGCGCTCGACGAACGAGCGCTGCAGCAGCGCCTCCCTGGGCATGGGGTCGCCATCGTCCGCAAGCTCCAGGGCTCGGGCCGCGATGGCGTCGCGACGGGGCGACCAGAACAGCGCGACGGTGATCGCGAGGGCGCACAGGCACGACAGGACGACGAACTGGGCTACGACTGGCATGGCTTCCTCCCAAGGTGTGGGTCGCTCCCGGGTCGCGCCCGGGGTCAAAAACTCACGCGGACGATGCGGCGGATGAGCAGGCCGCCGACGAGCTGGAGCAGCACGGCGCCGGCCAGGAGGCTCTGGCCGCGTGGATCGCTGAACAGCAGGCCGATGTACCCGGGATTG
This window contains:
- a CDS encoding type II secretion system F family protein, which produces MPVVAQFVVLSCLCALAITVALFWSPRRDAIAARALELADDGDPMPREALLQRSFVERGVAPVVKAFADAARTFTPANRRAAIQREFTQAGIRHRHAVEFFLAVKAAALAAGLLLAWPAATGSGGVGVLLGAVTAAGGFVGPDLWLRGKAEARKAQLVRSLPQALDLITSCVEAGLGFDAAIQQILPALGPSDAELKSELTRFLADVSMGQSRFEALTDLAERCGIDEMKGLVAAILQSDMLGQGIGTCLRAQSLHLRTRRRQRAQEESMKAPVKMLIPLVTCIFPALFVVILGPAAIRIVDTLKLGGG
- a CDS encoding DUF4382 domain-containing protein, which translates into the protein MTFRPWKHVLPAILIASAAGCFAAGPGGLLDGLDLILTPQWVDPATLPAQAAEAGNPASGAGGATLAVGMGTPPTWRTAASGGTASPSPGPARWGTRVRGIPTWTCDLIAFKPVRIEVHRVSDTPAATSSAGAVDAGTGAQDAESNGGSASGGSWVSVPLASDSAAVDLAALTAGTGGLAAHVFGTAQLSPGHYNQIRFWGADRRSGRESAENAFHATTDAGRSITGCYKLPGQILIVNGEFDIRADQQTALYFNFDPHEALKIAGRRVILRPTAVSFEAVYTPAATTSSGT